The Phoenix dactylifera cultivar Barhee BC4 chromosome 17, palm_55x_up_171113_PBpolish2nd_filt_p, whole genome shotgun sequence genome contains a region encoding:
- the LOC103724094 gene encoding MOB kinase activator-like 1A, which translates to MSLFGLGRNQRTFRPKKSAPSGSKGAQLRKHIDATLGSGNLREAVRLPPGEDFNEWLAVNTVDFFNQVNLLYGTLTEFCTPESCPMMTAGPKYEYRWADGVQIKKPIEVSAPKYVEYLMDWIEAQLDNESIFPQRLGTPFPPNFKEVVRTIFKRLFRVYAHIYHSHFQKIVSLKEEAHLNTCFKHFILFTYEFGLIDKKELAPLQELIESIIVPY; encoded by the exons GAACCAAAGGACATTCCGACCAAAAAAGAGTGCGCCATCTGGTAGCAAG GGTGCACAACTCAGAAAACATATAGATGCCACTTTGGGTAGTGGAAACCTTAGGGAAGCAGTAAGGCTTCCTCCTGGGGAGGATTTCAACGAGTGGCTTGCCGTCAATA CTGTGGATTTCTTCAACCAGGTGAATCTGCTCTATGGCACGCTCACAGAATTTTGCACACCTGAGAGCTGTCCAATGATGACTGCAGGGCCAAA GTACGAGTATAGGTGGGCTGATGGTGTGCAAATAAAGAAGCCCATAGAAGTTTCTGCACCAAAATATGTTGAGTATCTGATGGACTGGATTGAAGCTCAGCTTGATAACGAATCCATATTTCCTCAAAGGCTTG gaacACCTTTTCCTCCAAATTTTAAAGAAGTTGTAAGGACTATATTCAAGCGTTTATTCCGCGTTTACGCGCACATATACCACTCTCATTTTCAGAAGATAGTCAGTCTCAAGGAAGAGGCTCATCTTAACACCTGCTTCAAGCATTTCATTCTGTTTACATAT GAGTTTGGCTTGATTGACAAGAAGGAGCTTGCTCCACTTCAGGAGCTCATAGAATCTATAATCGTTCCCTATTAA
- the LOC103724093 gene encoding uncharacterized protein LOC103724093 translates to MAQLFSSLQEKIQGRQWKERRIRRITDKTFDRIRADSDRDYLTFEDLYIAVLYVYNDINKFLPGRHNDPPSKEKLKAMMEEYDVNLDGLLDREEFANFIQKLTADTVISVGQNLLIALVVAPTVALLTKRATEGVPGVGKVVQRIPNSVYASIVALGVVLVQKSSEGHE, encoded by the exons ATGGCTcagctcttctcctccctccagGAAAAAATCCAAG GGAGGCAATGGAAGGAGAGGCGTATAAGAAGGATAACGGACAAGACCTTCGACCGCATCAGAGCCGACTCCGACCGAGACTACCTGACCTTCGAGGACCTATACATCGCGGTCCTCTATGTTTACAA TGATATCAACAAGTTCTTGCCCGGGCGTCACAACGATCCCCCGTCCAAGGAAAAACTGAAAGCTATGATGGAG GAGTATGATGTCAACCTTGATGGGCTGCTTGACCGTGAAGAGTTTGCAAACTTTATTCAGAAATTGACAGCAGATACTGTAATATCTGTTGGTCAAAATCTACTAATTGCATTGGTTGTGGCTCCAACTGTGGCACTGCTCACAAAGAGGGCAACAGAGGGGGTGCCTGGTGTTGGCAAAGTGGTGCAGAGGATTCCTAATTCTGTCTATGCTTCCATTGTTGCTCTTGGGGTTGTGTTGGTCCAAAAATCAAGTGAAGGTCATGAATAA